In Paenibacillus sp. BIC5C1, a genomic segment contains:
- a CDS encoding YtrH family sporulation protein has protein sequence MSTFLSKAILDFFIAFGIVLGGAMIGGIGAVVSLQPPTQTMLDVAGKIKIWALAAAVGGTIDPMRVIESNVLDGNLSPAVKQILYLISAFMGAHMGTELVKWVCGGGRG, from the coding sequence ATGAGCACATTTTTGTCCAAAGCCATTCTTGATTTCTTCATTGCGTTTGGGATCGTGCTGGGCGGCGCGATGATTGGAGGTATAGGAGCAGTAGTCTCTCTCCAGCCTCCTACACAGACGATGCTTGATGTTGCTGGGAAAATAAAAATTTGGGCGCTCGCAGCGGCCGTTGGCGGTACAATCGATCCGATGCGGGTGATCGAAAGCAACGTGCTGGACGGCAATCTGTCTCCGGCAGTCAAACAAATTTTGTATTTGATATCCGCATTTATGGGCGCCCACATGGGTACCGAACTGGTGAAATGGGTATGCGGTGGAGGACGGGGTTAG
- a CDS encoding YtpI family protein: protein MFIDVLKYVLIAIFALAMVCSALNSIRSRRATDPIATGLYRSWTNVWMGSMLIILSLILMFVFTGSTLSVVVEALFLIMGAYNLFAGLRNRSYYARLQQHADAGTGKTSGQSA from the coding sequence GTGTTCATCGATGTACTCAAATATGTACTGATCGCCATCTTTGCCCTGGCCATGGTCTGTTCAGCTCTGAACAGCATTCGTTCGCGCAGAGCCACTGATCCCATCGCCACAGGTCTCTATCGCTCATGGACCAACGTCTGGATGGGTAGCATGCTGATTATTCTTTCCCTCATCCTGATGTTTGTGTTTACCGGTTCTACGCTATCCGTCGTTGTGGAAGCGCTATTTCTAATTATGGGAGCGTACAATCTGTTCGCCGGTTTACGTAACCGCAGTTACTATGCCCGCCTTCAGCAGCATGCAGACGCTGGAACTGGCAAGACATCCGGACAATCTGCCTGA
- a CDS encoding YheC/YheD family protein, translating to MSTKKVTIQVTGSGILQDDVIMLGEGVLKALKIPSGRPLQLQFGSFRREVTVIPVPRYDGLRINQTVASKTGLVPRSVLRISYRSASRTLRLGPYISVLVSRDYPDQPDRPFGSITMFCQELVNACRKQGAYVSFFTPEDIGAVTGYMKGWVYDDGWKKTVLPIADVVNNRLTSRKLENKPSVQHFIKEVKSLYGTQTFNEKFLDKNEVFDALKSISSLKRVLPESHLLKASATLKTMCNRYPVVFLKPVRGSLGKGIIRVSRQSDGSFLTLATSVGGTRKQTYTSLDKLYASLSGKMKTTRYQIQQGLSLIDNSGRPVDFRALVQKNRTGKWSVTSIVARIAGGSHYVSNLARGGSLSTVKEAVAKTQLSSSAKASAYAGLHTAALDIAKGIEGAIPAHFGELGIDLALDTSGRVWLLEVNSKPSKNDNTPLSESKIRPSVKAMLEYSTYLAGF from the coding sequence ATGTCCACTAAAAAAGTAACGATTCAGGTTACCGGCTCGGGCATCCTGCAGGACGACGTCATCATGCTGGGCGAAGGGGTGCTCAAAGCGCTTAAAATCCCTTCTGGCCGACCTCTTCAGCTGCAATTCGGCTCTTTCCGCCGTGAGGTCACTGTCATCCCTGTTCCTAGGTATGACGGTCTGCGCATCAATCAGACGGTAGCCAGCAAGACCGGCCTTGTTCCCCGTTCGGTCCTGAGGATATCTTATCGTTCAGCCAGCCGTACGCTGCGCCTTGGACCCTACATCAGTGTATTGGTCAGCCGGGATTATCCCGATCAACCCGATCGGCCCTTTGGCTCCATCACGATGTTCTGTCAAGAATTGGTGAACGCCTGCCGGAAGCAGGGCGCCTATGTATCCTTTTTCACACCGGAGGATATTGGAGCGGTAACGGGTTATATGAAAGGCTGGGTGTATGATGACGGCTGGAAAAAGACCGTTCTGCCTATAGCAGACGTCGTCAATAACCGGCTGACGTCCCGTAAGCTTGAGAACAAACCTAGCGTACAGCATTTTATTAAAGAAGTAAAATCGCTCTACGGTACACAGACCTTCAATGAAAAGTTTCTGGACAAAAATGAAGTATTTGATGCCTTGAAGTCCATTTCATCACTGAAGAGAGTACTGCCCGAATCCCATTTGCTCAAAGCTTCCGCCACACTTAAAACGATGTGCAATCGGTATCCGGTTGTCTTTTTGAAGCCGGTTCGTGGGTCGCTTGGCAAAGGTATCATCCGGGTCTCCCGTCAAAGCGACGGCAGCTTCCTCACCCTCGCTACAAGCGTTGGGGGGACCCGAAAACAAACGTATACTTCTCTGGATAAACTGTATGCCAGTCTGTCCGGGAAAATGAAAACAACGCGCTACCAGATCCAACAGGGTCTTTCTCTGATTGATAACAGCGGCAGACCCGTAGATTTCCGTGCGCTTGTGCAAAAAAACCGTACGGGCAAATGGAGCGTCACTTCCATCGTCGCACGTATTGCAGGCGGCAGTCACTATGTATCCAACCTGGCACGAGGTGGAAGTCTCAGCACCGTCAAGGAAGCTGTAGCCAAAACTCAATTATCCTCATCAGCCAAAGCCTCTGCATACGCAGGATTGCATACGGCCGCTCTGGATATTGCCAAAGGCATTGAAGGTGCCATCCCCGCCCACTTCGGTGAACTCGGCATTGACCTTGCCTTGGACACCAGCGGAAGGGTCTGGCTGCTTGAAGTGAATTCCAAACCATCCAAGAACGATAATACGCCACTTAGCGAGAGCAAAATCCGGCCTTCTGTCAAAGCGATGCTGGAATACTCCACCTATCTGGCCGGATTCTGA
- a CDS encoding DRTGG domain-containing protein → MDGQEENVTKHEQLLQHIEQLKVGSKISVRGLARELGVSEGTAYRAVKEAENFGLVVTKERIGTVRIEKRPRGMTEQLTFADVVTIVEGHVLGGSDGLAKPLHKYVIGAMKEQAMARYIDAGSLLIVGNRDNAHSLALEQGAGVLITGGFGTSREVRVMADELGLPIISSRHDTFTVASMINRAIFDRLIKKKIMLVEDIIGQKPRLQVLKVTSSAADFHLLVSETGEHRFPVVDEWNRVIGIVSLKDVSELKEDQSIEKCVVRRPITASLQTSLASAAQIMTWEGIDFLPIVDRNRKLIASVTRKEVLQAMRDAQKQPQLGETFDHLIWNGFAEERGEQNELFFHGFIIPQMATDLGTISEGVLLNVMTQAGRRAAWDVTGNDHMVDNITTYFVRPVQIEDQILVRPMILETSRRTCKMDIVITRDGNVVCKAVMTLQSIDHA, encoded by the coding sequence ATGGACGGACAGGAAGAAAACGTGACGAAGCATGAACAATTGCTTCAACATATTGAACAGCTGAAGGTAGGCAGTAAAATATCGGTGCGTGGACTGGCGCGAGAGCTGGGCGTAAGCGAAGGAACAGCGTATCGTGCAGTAAAAGAGGCAGAGAACTTCGGCCTGGTCGTGACCAAGGAACGAATTGGAACAGTGCGGATCGAGAAAAGACCTCGCGGTATGACCGAGCAGCTGACTTTTGCCGATGTGGTGACCATAGTTGAAGGTCATGTGCTGGGTGGAAGTGACGGTCTGGCCAAACCGCTTCACAAGTACGTAATTGGTGCGATGAAAGAACAGGCCATGGCCCGTTACATTGACGCGGGAAGCCTGTTGATTGTCGGTAACCGGGACAATGCACATTCCCTTGCGCTCGAACAGGGGGCAGGCGTGTTAATTACAGGTGGATTTGGTACAAGCCGTGAAGTGAGGGTGATGGCTGATGAGTTAGGTCTGCCCATCATTTCCTCCCGACATGATACGTTCACAGTGGCTTCAATGATTAACCGTGCGATCTTCGATCGACTGATTAAGAAAAAGATTATGTTGGTAGAGGATATTATTGGTCAGAAACCCCGCCTTCAGGTGCTAAAGGTGACCAGTTCAGCCGCGGATTTTCATCTGCTGGTTTCCGAAACGGGAGAGCATCGCTTTCCGGTAGTAGATGAATGGAACCGGGTTATCGGTATAGTAAGTCTCAAAGATGTGAGCGAGTTAAAAGAGGATCAAAGTATTGAGAAGTGTGTCGTACGTCGCCCAATCACAGCTTCGCTGCAAACCTCACTGGCTTCGGCTGCACAGATCATGACGTGGGAGGGCATTGACTTCCTACCCATTGTGGATCGGAACCGTAAATTGATTGCATCCGTCACCCGTAAGGAAGTGCTGCAAGCGATGCGTGATGCGCAGAAGCAGCCACAGCTTGGAGAGACGTTTGATCATCTGATCTGGAACGGGTTTGCGGAAGAGCGCGGAGAGCAGAACGAACTGTTTTTCCACGGATTCATCATTCCTCAGATGGCAACAGATCTCGGTACAATCTCGGAAGGCGTTCTGCTGAATGTGATGACACAGGCTGGAAGGCGTGCCGCTTGGGACGTTACAGGAAACGACCATATGGTGGATAATATAACAACGTATTTTGTTCGTCCGGTACAGATTGAAGATCAGATTCTGGTGCGTCCAATGATTCTGGAGACAAGTCGTCGGACCTGCAAAATGGATATTGTCATTACCCGTGACGGGAATGTTGTATGCAAAGCGGTGATGACCCTGCAATCGATTGACCATGCGTAG
- a CDS encoding YlbF family regulator, which translates to MNIYDKANDLAKALRESSEVEEITSAMKLIEADPEAKAMLDNFRDQQMELQQRMMSGDMPAPDEMEKMEKLFEVLSLNLNIRRLFDAERRLSVIIEDVNKIIADSLGHLYGGAEA; encoded by the coding sequence GTGAACATTTATGACAAAGCCAATGATTTGGCCAAAGCACTAAGAGAAAGCAGCGAGGTTGAAGAAATTACTTCTGCGATGAAGCTGATTGAAGCAGACCCTGAAGCGAAGGCTATGCTGGATAATTTCCGTGATCAACAGATGGAATTGCAACAACGTATGATGAGTGGGGATATGCCTGCACCGGACGAAATGGAGAAAATGGAGAAACTTTTCGAGGTCCTGAGCTTGAACCTGAACATCCGTCGTCTGTTTGACGCTGAACGTCGCCTGAGTGTCATTATCGAAGACGTGAACAAAATTATTGCAGACAGCCTCGGTCATCTGTACGGTGGTGCTGAAGCCTAA
- a CDS encoding YheC/YheD family protein: MFLQHQTNTVAILVRATEGSPPFVDELFCRRLSLESYRYGLNIIVLAVSNNPSVSRLTQGYVFDRGEWNIVPLPAVDLIMDRCLLPIPRTFKQQLQQLASSGNGHHARYWSASLPGKWKVYRALSADTRLRALLAPTTLLQSDTLWEQWLERWPKGIFFKPVSGTHGKDTFRLYREDYHTSWIMEGRNTRNELIHRSFERRQDVSAWLDLHKAGKKMILQPYLELSHHGRPFDIRALVQKNGQGRWSLTGCMVREGPAGSLTSNLHGGGKAYPVHSYLLERYGENQSNALLVKIRQAAARIPTLLESRFGRLAELGLDFGADVQGRLWLLEVNSRPGRSSFAEADDPRMHSLTYTRPLAYARYLLQQHVLTDVNRPTKMPNTSSTAGLKPIPIHGG; encoded by the coding sequence ATGTTCCTGCAACATCAGACAAACACAGTAGCCATCCTGGTTCGGGCAACAGAAGGCTCGCCTCCTTTCGTGGATGAACTCTTCTGTCGTCGTCTCAGTTTGGAAAGCTACCGTTACGGCCTAAATATCATTGTGCTGGCCGTATCGAATAACCCCAGCGTGTCACGCCTCACACAGGGCTATGTATTTGACAGAGGAGAATGGAACATCGTGCCTCTTCCTGCTGTAGACCTGATCATGGACCGCTGTCTACTCCCAATTCCCAGAACATTCAAACAGCAGCTGCAGCAGCTAGCATCGTCAGGAAACGGACACCATGCCCGTTACTGGTCTGCTTCCTTGCCTGGTAAATGGAAGGTATATCGCGCCTTGTCCGCTGATACAAGACTGCGTGCTCTTCTTGCGCCTACGACGCTGCTTCAGTCAGATACCTTATGGGAGCAATGGCTGGAGCGCTGGCCTAAAGGCATTTTCTTCAAACCTGTATCGGGCACCCATGGTAAAGATACGTTTCGCCTTTATCGCGAAGATTACCATACCTCCTGGATTATGGAGGGCAGAAATACTCGCAATGAATTGATTCATCGTTCATTTGAGCGTCGCCAGGATGTCTCTGCCTGGCTGGATTTACACAAGGCCGGTAAAAAGATGATCTTACAGCCGTATCTGGAACTTAGTCATCATGGACGACCGTTCGACATTAGGGCCTTGGTGCAAAAAAATGGGCAAGGACGCTGGTCTCTAACCGGATGTATGGTTCGGGAAGGACCGGCTGGCTCTCTCACTTCCAATTTGCATGGAGGGGGTAAGGCGTACCCTGTGCATTCTTATCTGCTGGAACGATATGGGGAAAATCAATCTAACGCTCTACTGGTGAAGATCAGGCAGGCTGCTGCCCGCATCCCTACGCTATTGGAAAGCCGATTTGGCAGACTTGCCGAACTGGGCCTTGATTTCGGAGCAGATGTGCAAGGCCGCCTTTGGCTGCTTGAAGTGAACTCCAGGCCGGGACGTTCCTCATTCGCAGAGGCGGATGACCCCCGTATGCACAGTCTGACCTACACCCGGCCGCTTGCCTATGCCCGTTATTTGCTGCAACAACATGTTCTCACGGACGTGAACCGTCCAACGAAAATGCCGAATACATCCAGCACAGCTGGCCTGAAACCCATCCCGATTCACGGCGGTTGA